From Pedobacter aquae:
ATGCCTATAAAAATACTTTTGTAACAAAGATGATATTTGAGCTCAGTGAAGATTTAGTTTTCCCTAATCCAGCTTATGCTGAGGACGATGGTTTACTCGCCCTAGGCGGAGATTTATCTGTTGAGCGTTTACTGCTGGCTTACAGCAATGGTATATTCCCTTGGTTTAATGATGATACTCCTATTCTTTGGTATGCCCCACACCAGCGCTTTGTATTATTTCCTGATGAAGTAAAAATCAGCAAAAGCATGAAACAAATTTTAAAACGCCAAGAGTTTCAAATATCTCTAAATAAAGCTTTCGCTGATGTTATTACCGCCTGTGCAACCATAAACCGTCATGAACAAGACGGCACCTGGATTACCAAAGATATGCAAGCTGCTTATATCAACCTTCATGAAAAAGGCTACGCACATGCCATTGAGGTTTGGAAAGATGATAAATTAGTAGGCGGCTTATATGGCGTTTTCATCAATGGTGTTTTCTGTGGCGAATCTATGTTTGCCCATGTAAGTAATGCCTCTAAAATGGCTTTGATATGGCTTTGCCAAAATTTAGAGCTTAAACTTATTGATTGTCAGGTTCATACCTCGCATCTAGAAAGTATGGGGGCTAAAATGATAGACAGAGAAAGCTATCTTAAAATCTTACAGTCTTAATTAGTTAAACCTGATACTTACTTTAAAAGTTTCTGGCTTTCCGTTAGATGAGCCTTGCCACGATGAATAGTTTTTAATCAATTCAATAGCTTTGGCATCAGCCAGTTTATTCAAACTTTTAAGGATGTTAAAATCTTTAAGCTCGCCATTAGGCATAATGGTAAACTGTACTGCAACAGCGCCTCTGGAGCCTGCTAATTTATTATTGGCCTTGATGTATTTTCTAAAATCAACCCAGCCTTTAACCGGACCAGCAATTTTATTGATTTTACTACCATAGCCTACCACAACTACTTCTGATAGTGATTTTTCATCCTCCTTTAACGTGAAGTTTACTTTATTTTGATTAGCCAGCTTTACATCCTCATCTAAAAAACCTAAATAAGAACTGTTAAGCGTTTGCCCTTGTGTGGCAGCAATAGAAAACTCGCCCTCTGCATTGCTAAGCGCTACCTCCTTAGTTTGTTGGTTGGTAATTTGTACACCAGGCAAAGGCAAGCCGTTTTCATCAACTACTTTACCAGAAACTTTAGCTCCTGAGGCTGTTTTACTTAAAGTGGCACTTTCTGGATTTTGTATAGCTACACCAGCAGCCCTTCCAGATAAAGTAGCTACAGCACCAGTAATATCTCTTTTAGCTACTGTACCATAGCCTATAACTATAACCTCGTCTAAATCTAAAGTATCTTTCTTTTGTGTTGCTTCTAGCGGGATAGGCTCTGCTATACCTTGCTCAGAAAATTTACTTTTTGGTTTTTTTATGGTGGTAACCACAGCAGGACTTTCTTCTATGATTTTAAAATTCTCATCCTCTTTTAACGTTTGAGCATCACCGTTAAGGATATTATCTTCTTCTTTCTCGCCTTGTGGCACTTTGGTTATCTCGGGCACATCCTTCATTCTGATAGCCGTATTTTCTATAGGTTGGTTCAGGTAAATACTTACAAAGCCAATAAGTAGCACAACAGAAGCCGCAATAGCCCAACTTGTATAAGCGCCTAAAAATTTTTGCTTACGCTGATGTTTCTCAATGCTTTGTTCTAAACGCTCATTTAAATCAGCTATTTCTTTCGCTTGAAGCGGATGGTTTTGAAAACCATCTAAAGCATCGGCAAGAAAAGGGTCGTCCAGTGCTCTTTGCTCTAATTGTTGCATAGAACGGCTATCCAACTCGTTAAGATGGTATTTTTGTATAAGTTCTATATCTGTTAGTTGCTTATTCACCGTTCTTTTCTATACAAATTTTTAAATTTCTTTTCCCGTTTTGGATATAGCTTTTTACTTTCTGTAACTCGTAACCTGTTAAAGTTGCAACCTCTGCATAACACTTTTGTTGTAGATAGAATAAATCTACACTTAATTTTTGCTCCTCATTAAGACTTTCTAAACAGCGTTCCATTGCTTTTAACTTTTGCTCTTTCTCTTGGCTATCTTCATGATGCAAAAAAGGTTCATTTTCCATAAGCACATCATCAAAAGAAATGGTTATGTTTTTCTGTGCCTTACGCAAAGCCATCAAACAAAAGTTTCTACAAACCACATAAAGCCAGCTTTTAAAATAGCTTATTTCGTGTGTTTTTACTTTTTGTATAAGCTCTTCAAAAATCTGGATAACGGTATCTTTACTAAGCTCCTCATCTTTGAGATATTTTAGAGCCACACCATAAACCAACGGCATATAAGGTTTATACAGCTCTCCTAAGACATTTAAGTCACCAGATTTTTTATACTGTATAATCAGTTTATGGTCTGTAGCTGTATCCAAGTTTAATAGGAGTATTAGATTTTAAATCAATAATAATAAAAATTATTCTGTCTTATGGAATTTTAGCTTTTATAACATCTCATCTAAAAAACTAAAACATGAAAACACTTACATTATTTCTGATGGTCTTTTTCCCGGTATGGGTTTGCGGCCAAATCAACACCAAAACCATAAGCGGTTATGTTTACCAAAGTTCTGATAAAACGCCACTTCCAGGCGTTGCTGTTCAGGTTAAAAACAATCCGAAACAAAGAACGCTTACCAATGCCAAGGGATATTTTAAAATTTCTATATCTTCTAACGATAAGATATTAGCGTTTAGTTTTTTAGGATTTAAAAAAAAGAAGTGGTCATCAAAAAGCAAGCCTCGCTTAAGGTTTATCTTGAGGAAGACAGCAATACCTTAGATGAAGTAGTAATTATGGGTTATGGCGCAGTAGCTAAAAGAGATTTGACAGGTGCTGTATCCGGAAAGGTTGCTGGTTTAGCGCCCCAGCATTATATAATGAATCATCATGCTCCACAAGATTTTAATACAGAATCTTACTCGGCCATTTCAGAAAATGGGTTTAAAACTTCGCTCTCCAATCCGCTATCAACTTTCTCTATTGATGTAGATGCTGCTTCTTATAGTAATATGAGGCGTTTTATCCAAAACGGACAGTTACCACCTAAAGATGCCGTACGTATAGAAGAGCTGATAAATTATTTCCAGTATCCTTATGCGGCACCTAAAGGAAAACATCCTATCCATATCCAAACAGAGATAACAACAGCACCTTGGAACAAGAAACACCAGTTAGTAAAAATCGGCTTAAAAGCCAAACAAATAGCAACGGATAATTTACCTGCCGCCAATTTGGTTTTCTTGATAGATGTTTCTGGCTCTATGCAAGGTCCTAGCAGATTGGGTTTACTAAAAACGGCTTTTAAACTATTAACAGATCAACTTCGCGAGCAAGATAAAGTTTCTATAGTGGTTTATGCTGGTGCAGCAGGCGTAGTATTACCGGCTACTTCTGGCGCTGATAAAACTAAAATTAAAGCTGCCTTAGAGCAATTAGAGGCCGGTGGCTCTACTGCTGGAGGTGCAGGTATTAAAAAAGCCTATGAAATCGCTCGCTCTCAGTTTATTAAAGGCGGCAATAACCGAGTTATTTTAGCTACCGATGGTGATTTTAACGTAGGTGCTTCTAGCGATGCTGAAATGCAACGTCTGATTGAGGAAAACCGAAATGATGGTGTGTTTTTAACTGTTTTAGGTTTTGGAATGGGCAATTTAAAAGATAGCAAGATGGAGGCTTTGGCCGATAAAGGAAATGGCAATTACGCTTATATTGATAATATGAATGAGGCCAAGAAAGTGTTGGTTAACGAGTTTGGTTCTACCCTGTTTACCATAGCCAAGGATGTTAAATTACAGGTAGAGTTTAATCCATCAAAAGTTAAAGCTTACCGTTTAATAGGTTACGAAAACAAGTTGTTAAATAAAGAAGATTTTACTGATGATACTAAAGATGCTGGCGATATGGGTGCTGGCCACTCGGTAACAGCTTTATATGAAGTTATCCCGGTAGGTGTGCAAAGCGCATTTGTGAAAAAGGATGACGATTTAAAATACCAAGAAGCAGGTAGCATCAAAAATTCGGCTGAGTTATTGACGGTTAATGTGCGTTATAAAAATCCGGGAAACGAAGAAAGTATTTTATTGAGTCACCCTTTCATAGCCGCTGATGCTTCTCTTGAAAAAACATCAACAGATTTAAAATTTGCGGCTGCTATAGCTACATTTGGAATGTATTTAAGAAATTCTGAATATTTACAAGATTTTAATTTCGCCGAATTGCTCACTTTAGCAAAAGCTGGTAAAGGCGATGATAAAGAAGGGTACCGGGCCGAGTTTATACAACTGATAGAAAATGCTCGTTTAATAAAATCATCAAAAGAATAAAACATGAAAAAAATTGCTTTAGCAGCAGCTATTACAACTACTTTTTTATTAAGCAGTTGCGAAACTTTAAACCAATATGCAGGTGCTTATGGTGGTGTACTTAACCAGGTAGTTACACCAACCCAAACCGAAATGAGTATGGGTTTAAAACAAGCCTTAGAATTTGGTACTAATTACAGTGCCGATAGATTATCTGCCAAAGATGGTTTCTTAGGCAATATGGCTGTTAAGATTTTATTTCCTGATGAAGCCAAAAAAGTAGAAAACACTTTGCGTTCTTTAGGTTTAAACCAGCTTTGCGATAATGTTATCTTGAGTTTAAACCGAGCTGCAGAAGATGCCGCAAAAGAAGCTAAGCCTATTTTTGTGGCTGCTATAAAGCAAATGACTTTTCAGGATGTAAGTAATATTTTATTAGGCCAACAAGATGCTGCTACCAATTATTTTAAAAGAACAACCAGCAGTTTATTAGCGCAAAAATTTAGACCTGTTATAGAAAGTAGCATCAATAAAGTGGGGGCTACCCGTTACTGGACGGATGTTACCACCCGGTACAATAAAATACCTTTGGTAAAACCTATACAAACAGATTTAACAGGTTATGTTACCGATAAAGCTATAGCCGGCCTATTTGTAGAAATCGCTCAAGAAGAGTTAAAAATAAGACAGCAAGCAGCAGCAAGGTCTACGCCTTTATTGCAAAAAGTTTTTGGTTACGCAGCCACTAAAAAATAAAGGGTTATGGAGTTTATCAACTGGGCAGATTTTGAAAAAGTTGAGCTAAGGGCAGGAACCATTATTGAAGTAGCACCTTTTCCGGAAGCAAAGAAACCCGCTTGGAAGGTGAAAGTAGATTTTGGTGAGCTAGGTCTTAAATGGTCTAGCGCACAAATTACTACTCACTATCAGGCAGAAGATTTAATAGGCAAACAAATTATAGGTGTGGTAAATTTTCCAAAAAAGCAAATAGGCAAGTTCATGTCTGAGTTTTTAGTTACCGGTTTCCCGGATGAAAATGGCGCTATTGTACTGGCCACAACAGAGCATAAAGTACCAAACGGAGCAAAATTGATTTAGATATGCGTTACACATTTGGCGAAGAGCCTGAAATATCTACAGACGAGTTTTACATGAAAGAAGCCTATAAGGAAGCTTTATTGGCCTTAGCGGCTGATGAAGTGCCCATTGGCGCTATTGTTGTAGCCGCTAATGGTAGAATTATTGGCAGAGGGTATAACCTTACAGAGCGTTTAAATGATGTTACAGCCCATGCAGAAATGCAAGCTTTTACAGCGGCAAGCAATGCCATGGGGGGCAAATATTTAAAAGATTGCACTTTATATGTAACCATGGAGCCTTGTGTAATGTGTGCTGGCGCTTCTTACTGGACACAAGTAAGTAAAATTGTTTTTGGAGCTTACGATACCCAAAGAGGTTTTAGCAGGGTTAGTCCTTCAATATTACACCCCAAAACTATTTTTGTAGGGGGCATTTTGCAAGAAAGCTGTGGAGATTTGGTACGTAAATTTTTTCAAGAGAAGAGAAACAAATCTTAACATTAATAAAACAAAAAATACTTGTAGTACTTTATCTTTGTAACTATTAACTCATATTGTTAAATCTTAAAATAAATAAATTATGGCTTTTGAATTACCAGCGTTACCATACGCAACTAACGCATTAGAACCACATATTGATGCTACTACAATGGAAATCCACCATGGCAAACACCATGCTGCTTACGTTACCAATTTAAACAAAGCTTTAGAAGGTAAAGAAGACGGTTCTTCTATTGAAGAAATTTGCCAAAACATTTCTGCTTACCCTGCTGCGGTAAGAAATAATGGTGGCGGTCACTACAATCACTCTTTATTTTGGGCTGTAATGGGTCCAAATGCTGGTGGCGCACCAAGTGGCGAGTTGGCTGATGCTATTAATGCAGCTTTTGGTTCTTTTGAAGATTTCAAAACTAAATTTGCTGAAGCAGGTGCTACTCGTTTTGGTTCTGGTTGGGCTTGGTTAATTGTTGCTGATGGTAAATTAGCAGTAACTTCAACTCCAAACCAAGACAACCCTTTAATGGATATTGCTGAGGTTAAAGGTACGCCAATCTTAGGTATGGATGTTTGGGAACATGCTTACTACTTAAAATATCAAAACAAACGTCCTGATTATATTGCTGCATTTTGGAATGTAGTAAACTGGGATGCTGTTGCAGAGCGTTTTGCAGCTGCAAAATAATTTGGCATTATTTTAATGCTTAAAAAGCGGGGGGAAATTCATCTCTCCGCTTTTTTATGATCTATGAAAAAATTATCCATCCCAAGCTTATTGCTTTTGTTAACCCTGTTAAGCAGTTGCGAAGCTATAGGTACTATTTTTAAAGCTGGTTATTATGTAGGTATATTTGTTGTGGTGATTATATTGGTCATCATATTTTTTATATACAACAAATTTAGAAGATGATGAAAGCTTTAGTGCTTCACGGCATAAAAGAACCCCTTAAATTAGAAGAAGTTAGCAAGCCTACACTTAACGCTGGCGAGGTATTGGTAAAGATAAAAGCAGCAGCTTTTAACCGTAGAGATTACTGGATACAACAAGGTAAATATGCAGGCTTAAAGTTCCCTATTACTTTAGGTTCTGATGGCTGTGGTGTTATAGCAGAAGTTTTTGACGATGCCAACCAACACTGGATAGGCAAAGAAGTAGTTATAAACCCTTCTTTTAACTGGGGCGATGCTCCAAATTATCAAGGAAAAGATTTTAAAATATTGGGTTTGCCAGATGATGGTACTTTTGCAGCATATGTTAAAGTACCTGTAGCACAAGTTTACGAAAAGCCTAAATATCTAAACTATATAGAAGCGGCAGCTTTCCCCTTGGCAGGATTAACCGCATACCGAGCTTTATTTACCAAAGCACAACTTCAAAAAGATGAGAAAGTACTCCTCGTTGGTATAGGTGGTGGCGCAGCTACTTTTGCTTTACTTTGGGCTATTCATGCAGGTGCTGAGGTTTATGTAACCTCTGGTTCTGATGATAAAATAGCCAAAGCAATTACACTAGGAGCAAAGGGTGGTATAAATTATAAAAGCGAAAGCTATGATACAGATTTACAAGCCTTAGCTGCCGATGGTTTTGATGTGATTATTGATAGCGCTATTGGTGAAGGTTTCGCCAAGCATTTAAACCATGTAAAACCTGGTGCTCGTTTGGTTTTCTTTGGGGCTACAGCCGGAGATTTACCTCCTCTAAATGCCCGTATCATCTTCTGGAAACAACTACAAATTATGGGCACTACTATGGGTACGGCTCAAGAATTTGAGGATATGCTGCAATTTATGACCAAACATGAAATTAAACCTGTGGTAGAAAGTGTTTTTGCTTGTGAAGATGCAGAGCAAGCTATCCGTTTAATGGATCAATCAGACCAGTTTGGAAAGATTGTTATCACATTTAACGATTAAACATTTCTACTCTCTATAGCTTTAAAAAATCCATCCCGGTAGGTGTCTCCTATCGGGATAATTTTATCTCCAATAGTAATCCGGCTACGTTCTATACTTTCAATTTTATCTAAAGCAAGAATATAAGATTTATGTACCCTGATGAATTGATGCTCTGGTAAAACATCCTCCATTTTTTTCATGCTTTGTAGGGTAATAATACGTTCTGTTTTGGTATAGATGGAGATATAATCTTTCAAACCCTCTATAAACAAAATATCATTCAAGTATATTTTTTGGATTTTATGCTCTGTTTTAACGAAAATAAAATTATTGATGGGGGCTGGAGCAGCATTAGTTTCTACAGGAAGCGGAGCAGCTACATTACATAACAATTGTTGTGCTTTTTGTGCTGCTTGGTAAAAACGCTCAAAAGCTACTGGCTTTAATAGATAATCAACCACATTAAGTTCGTAACCTTCTAAAGCATACTCTTGGTAAGCGGTAGTTAAAATAACCTTACACTTTCCGTTAGCAATTTTTAAAAACTGAATGCCTGTAAGTTCTGGCATTTGTACATCTAGGAAAACCAAATCAGCTTCGCCATTTTGTACGGCCATTAAAGCTTCAATAGGGTTTTGGTAGCTCTTAACTAAAGTAAGAAAAGGTATTTTCTCAATATAATCAGAGATTATATCAATAGCCAAAGGCTCGTCATCTACAACAAGGCAGCGTATCATGGCTATAAATTTAAATATAATTCGCAGAAATAATGCTCTTCGCCATCCTCTACGGTAAGTTTATATTGCTGTGGATAGGTGAGGTCTAAACGTCTTTTAACATTTACCATACCTATACCACCAGTTTGATCTTTGTTTTGCTTATTCTTAAGGTTACGCAAAGTAAAAAGTATAGTATTTTCAAAAAGCGATATATTGATGTAAATAGGGTTACGCTCATCTGTTGCTACACCGTGTTTAAAGGCGTTCTCCACAAAAGAGATTAAGATTAAAGGCACAATAACTTGGTCTTTAACTTCGCCCTCTACCTCTAAAACCACATGTGCCCCTTCTCTAAATCTTAGCTTTTGAAGCTCTATATAACTTTGCAGATAATTAATCTCTTTAGCCAAATTTACCCTGCTATCATTACTCTCGTAGAGCATATAGCGCATAATTTCTGATAGTTTTAGAATAGCATTTGGCGTAGCATCAGATTTTTGATAGGCCAAAGAGTAAATATTATTAAGCGAGTTGAACAAGAAGTGTGGGTTTATTTGCGATTTTAAAAAAGCCAACTCTGCCGATAAACTTTGCTTTTCTAAATCGCTTTTCTCTTTCTCGTTAAAAAACCAATCGACCGTAAATTTATAAACAGTACTTATGAAGATGAAGAAACCATTGGTTAAGAAAAAAGAAATCATGTTTGCCCAAAACTCTTCATTGGCTATTTTTTTTCCCTCTATGGTGATGTCTAAATTGCTGAGCTTAAACATATAAAAGCTTTCGGCATATTTAATCAGAGTGAAAAACACAACCACAATAAAGCAGGAGAAAAACCACCAAAAAAACTTCCTTTTATTTAATGTTGCCGGAATGATGATGTACAGGTTAACGTAAAAAATAATTACGTTAAGGATAGACATATTGATGAAGTGGATGTAAAAACCTTTGCTAGAGTTAAATCCGCCGGAAGCTACCAAGGTAAACAGGGCTATTAAAAAAGCCCATACCATGCCATGTAGCATTATTTTCTTTCTCCAGTTCATTTTCTCTAATGTCTTAAAATTATCGGTTTTTACGCCTTTTTCTAATGCTTTTTTCTACCAACGCCGATATTTTATCTACCAACGGGCATTTCCACTAAAAATGACTTTATCTAGCAAAAAGGCTATTCGTCTTTAAATATAGCGGCTTAGTATAATACTTTTTAGGAAGCTAAAAAGATGGTGAATATTTGTTTCAACAAAAAAGATAAAAACTAAATAAAATGAAAAATATATCAACCTCTGTATCGCCATTTATTATGTTAATAGTTCCTGTAGTTTTAATTTTAGGACTTTCATTAGGATTAAAACAACAAAAAACAGAAGAAGCTTTTGCAGCAGATCATAAAAGTAAAGCTACTTTATTGGTAGAGGCTAGTGTTTCTTCTTTGGTAAGTGTGATGTTAAAAAAATAAAGGCAATTGGGTTTAAGCCTTTTAATATCTTTCAAATCTGTTATATATCTCAAAATTTGGCCTTTACACACAAGGCTTTCCGGCCTCATAGGCGGCCAACCCTATTTACTTTTTTCTTGAAAAAAAGTGCCCAAAAAACGAGGAACGAGTTCATGAATGCCTAAGAAAAACCATAACCAAAAAATGAATAAATCCTGCCTACCGGCAGGCAGGCAAGGCTGATGAATATTTTGTCGTTGCGTCTAAATAAATCTTTATCCACAATCCTGAGTAGTGTGAATGGTTTTACTTGATGAAAGTATCTACGACACCCGTCGGATTGTTTCCCGATACTGCTTAATAAAAGTTTCTACAAAAGATTTATTTGACTTCGCTTCCAAATCTTCATATGCCACACTCGTTCTTCGGAAAGATTTTTTTAGTAATTAAAGTTAGTTCCTAAATATCCGACTTAAAAAAGTCTTTCTACTTTCTAATCTGTACTTTCTACTTTAAGAGGACATTTCACATTCCGCAGGATAACATAAAACCACGTCCATCCTACTAAAGAAACATCAGCCCTTGCAACTGTGGCAATAAACATCGTACTTCGTAAAGGAACAAAACAAAATTGCCTTGGCTAAAACTAAATCTTCTTATTTCTGTCAGAGTTGCGGATACGAATCTGCTAAATGGTTAGGTAAATGCCCTTCATGCCAGCAATGGAACACTTTTGTTGAAGAAGTGGTAGAGAAAAAATCTAGCGGCGTACCCGATTGGAAAAGTGCTGGAACTGCATCACACAGCAGGGTAAACAAGCCATCAAAAGTTCAAGAAATTGTATATACAGAAGAACACCGTTTGGTTACACCAGATAAAGAACTAAACCGTGTGCTTGGTGGTGGTATTGTTGGTGGTTCATTGGTATTGATAGGTGGCGAGCCGGGCATAGGTAAATCTACCTTGATGTTGCAATTGGCCCTTATTGTGCCTAAACTAAAAGTACTTTATGTATCTGGCGAGGAGAGCGAGCAGCAAATCAAGCTCAGGGCAGAGCGTATATTAGCTAAACCGGTGTCAGACTGTTATATCCTCACAGAAACATCAACACAAAATATATTTAAGCAAATAGAGCTTCTTGAGCCTAATTTGGTGATTATCGATTCTATTCAAACCTTACATTCATCACATATAGAATCTACTCCGGGAAGTGTTTCGCAGGTGAGAGAATGTACGGCAGAACTTTTACGTTTTGCTAAAGAATCATCAACACCTGTATTTTTAATTGGGCATATTACCAAAGATGGAATGATAGCCGGACCAAAAATATTAGAACACATGGTAGATACCGTTCTGCAGTTTGAAGGAGATAGACATCACGTTTACAGAATATTAAGAGCTATTAAAAACAGATTTGGCTCGGCATCAGAACTAGGTATTTATGAAATGGAAGGAACAGGGCTTAGAGAAGTTTCTAATCCTTCAGAAATACTGTTATCGCAAAGGGAAGAGCCTTTAAGTGGCGTTACCATATCGGCCACTATGGAAGGCATGCGCCCTATGCTGATAGAAACCCAGGCATTGGTAAGTACATCGCCTTACGGTACACCACAACGTTCCGCAACAGGTTTTGATACCCGCCGTATGAACATGCTTTTAGCCGTTTTAGAGAAAAGATGCGGATTTAAGTTAGGTGCAAAAGATGTTTTCTTGAATATAGCGGGCGGTATAAGGGTAGAAGATCCTAGTATAGATTTAGGCTTGGTAGCAGCAATAATTTCTTCGCATGAGGATATTCCGGTTTCTTATAAAATTTGTTTTGCTGCCGAGGTAGGTTTATCTGGAGAGATTAGAGCCGTTACCCGGATAGAGCAACGTATTGCAGAAGCCCAGAAGCTGGGTTTCGAGCAAATTTTCATCTCTAAGTACAACAAAAAAGGTCTAGATATCAGTAAGTTTAAAATCGAGATTAAAACCGTAGCCAAAGTAGAAGAAATGTTTAGCTTGTTGTTTGGATAGTTAGCTCATCGTAAAAATTTATATTTTTCTTCATCGTTAGGATTTAAATGAGGAAGAAAAAGCCCATTTTTGTTATGCATTATTCTTGTACTACCCAAGCAAGAAATCAAATAATTTAAAGATGAAAAGAATATTACTACTCTCTTTTACTGCTGTTTTTGCCATATCATGTAATTCTATATCACAAAAGGTAGAGTTAAAAGGGCCACAATTAGTTAAAGGCACAACTTATGGCGATTCTGTTTTTGATAATAACATACAAAGTTTAGAAGCTGTTAAATCTGTTGCAGAAAAATCTGGCGCTACCGAAGCTAAAATTACGGGTGTGGTTACAGAAGTTTGTCAGAAAAAAGGATGCTGGCTAAAAGTAAAATCAGCAGAAGGCGAAGATTTACATGTAACCTTTAAAAACTATGCTTTCTTTGTTCCTGAAGATATAGCTGGTAAAACAGTTGTTTTAGATGGTATTGCCAAAATAGATACCGTTTCTGTAGAAACTCAAAGACATTATGCAGAAGACGCTGGAAAATCTCAAGAAGAAATCAATAAAATAACTACTTCTAAAGTAAAACTTAGCTTTGAAGCTAAGGGAGTAGTAGTGATGTAAGGTGCTTAGTTTAGTAATAAAAACGAGGCGGTCTCAAAAATCATATTTGTCACATTGAGCGGAGTCGAAATGTTCTCTGATATGCTCAGAAAAGGCTTCGACTCCGCTCAGCTTGACACAAAGTAGTAGTTTGAGACAGCCCCGTTTTTTATTTTACGGCTGTATAGAAACAGTTCTTTCTGTTGGGTTAAAGGCATTACTAACGGTTTTACCGTTTTTATCTACCAGCTCAATCCTGATTTTTAAATTACCTGCTGGTGCGCCTTTAATAAAATAAGGTGTCCAATTATCTACTGTAAAAGAAGTATCGGCAACATTAACCTTTACTTTATAGTCTTTAGCAGAAAGTTTAGCATTGTAAACAAAGAAATCTAACAAGACATTTTTAGCATCCTGACCTTTATAATCTCCCTTTGGTCTGCTGTAAAATAGCATGGGCTCTTTAGGTGTAGGAAGCGATACAAATTTCCCATTTTCATCAATTTTAAATTTAATTAAAACAGATGCTTCTGGAGATTTTACCGATAAATGGTAAGACCTAGACAAGAAATTAAGCAAATAATGCTCGCTATTTTTAGCCAATTTAACCGTATTGGTTGGCTTGTATAAAGCTTGGTAAGGTTTATTATCTAAAATAAAATGGATGTGTTGCCCTTCAGCAGAGTTAGCACAATGCTCTTCAGGCATGTTTTCTGTTTGCTTGGTAAGCTCGTAATTCTTCACATCAAAGTTAAAAGTTACCTTCACAGAGTCGGTACCCAATGGTTCTGTAGTTATATTGCTCATGCTAAGTTTTGCATTAGGGAACTCGTTACTTTCTTTAAGCGCTTCTATACTAAGACCTTTATGGTCTTTACCGCTATGTTCTTGATGATTATGGTGTGTTTGGCTATTGGCAACTGCCAACTGAAGCATTACTGCTGTAGCAGTTAATAAGGTGTGTCTTAAATTTAATTTCATCATCGTGATTTTTATGTATGCTATTTAATATTAAAGATAAAGGGTTTAAAAACATTTATATATCAAATTTTATGCCTTGTGCTAAAGGAAGCTGTGTTGAATAATTGATGGTATTGGTTTGCCTTCTCATA
This genomic window contains:
- a CDS encoding LytR/AlgR family response regulator transcription factor, translated to MIRCLVVDDEPLAIDIISDYIEKIPFLTLVKSYQNPIEALMAVQNGEADLVFLDVQMPELTGIQFLKIANGKCKVILTTAYQEYALEGYELNVVDYLLKPVAFERFYQAAQKAQQLLCNVAAPLPVETNAAPAPINNFIFVKTEHKIQKIYLNDILFIEGLKDYISIYTKTERIITLQSMKKMEDVLPEHQFIRVHKSYILALDKIESIERSRITIGDKIIPIGDTYRDGFFKAIESRNV
- a CDS encoding zinc-binding dehydrogenase, which codes for MMKALVLHGIKEPLKLEEVSKPTLNAGEVLVKIKAAAFNRRDYWIQQGKYAGLKFPITLGSDGCGVIAEVFDDANQHWIGKEVVINPSFNWGDAPNYQGKDFKILGLPDDGTFAAYVKVPVAQVYEKPKYLNYIEAAAFPLAGLTAYRALFTKAQLQKDEKVLLVGIGGGAATFALLWAIHAGAEVYVTSGSDDKIAKAITLGAKGGINYKSESYDTDLQALAADGFDVIIDSAIGEGFAKHLNHVKPGARLVFFGATAGDLPPLNARIIFWKQLQIMGTTMGTAQEFEDMLQFMTKHEIKPVVESVFACEDAEQAIRLMDQSDQFGKIVITFND
- a CDS encoding sensor histidine kinase; translated protein: MNWRKKIMLHGMVWAFLIALFTLVASGGFNSSKGFYIHFINMSILNVIIFYVNLYIIIPATLNKRKFFWWFFSCFIVVVFFTLIKYAESFYMFKLSNLDITIEGKKIANEEFWANMISFFLTNGFFIFISTVYKFTVDWFFNEKEKSDLEKQSLSAELAFLKSQINPHFLFNSLNNIYSLAYQKSDATPNAILKLSEIMRYMLYESNDSRVNLAKEINYLQSYIELQKLRFREGAHVVLEVEGEVKDQVIVPLILISFVENAFKHGVATDERNPIYINISLFENTILFTLRNLKNKQNKDQTGGIGMVNVKRRLDLTYPQQYKLTVEDGEEHYFCELYLNL
- the radA gene encoding DNA repair protein RadA, with protein sequence MAKTKSSYFCQSCGYESAKWLGKCPSCQQWNTFVEEVVEKKSSGVPDWKSAGTASHSRVNKPSKVQEIVYTEEHRLVTPDKELNRVLGGGIVGGSLVLIGGEPGIGKSTLMLQLALIVPKLKVLYVSGEESEQQIKLRAERILAKPVSDCYILTETSTQNIFKQIELLEPNLVIIDSIQTLHSSHIESTPGSVSQVRECTAELLRFAKESSTPVFLIGHITKDGMIAGPKILEHMVDTVLQFEGDRHHVYRILRAIKNRFGSASELGIYEMEGTGLREVSNPSEILLSQREEPLSGVTISATMEGMRPMLIETQALVSTSPYGTPQRSATGFDTRRMNMLLAVLEKRCGFKLGAKDVFLNIAGGIRVEDPSIDLGLVAAIISSHEDIPVSYKICFAAEVGLSGEIRAVTRIEQRIAEAQKLGFEQIFISKYNKKGLDISKFKIEIKTVAKVEEMFSLLFG
- a CDS encoding DUF4920 domain-containing protein, which produces MKRILLLSFTAVFAISCNSISQKVELKGPQLVKGTTYGDSVFDNNIQSLEAVKSVAEKSGATEAKITGVVTEVCQKKGCWLKVKSAEGEDLHVTFKNYAFFVPEDIAGKTVVLDGIAKIDTVSVETQRHYAEDAGKSQEEINKITTSKVKLSFEAKGVVVM
- a CDS encoding superoxide dismutase, which produces MAFELPALPYATNALEPHIDATTMEIHHGKHHAAYVTNLNKALEGKEDGSSIEEICQNISAYPAAVRNNGGGHYNHSLFWAVMGPNAGGAPSGELADAINAAFGSFEDFKTKFAEAGATRFGSGWAWLIVADGKLAVTSTPNQDNPLMDIAEVKGTPILGMDVWEHAYYLKYQNKRPDYIAAFWNVVNWDAVAERFAAAK